One Chitinophagaceae bacterium genomic region harbors:
- a CDS encoding FG-GAP-like repeat-containing protein: protein MKNKIKPFMQLQIKNILFFSLTTILATPLVEAQGTQKAPIINKISESHSAPGTIISLIGLNFPDSTKHAKVTFRDAVAEVISTSENLIRVKVPGNATHGNITVYNGRNNLIGESSEIFFPSYSGSPFQMEKISPNNKKKFLLNIPPEKKIEDFCLCDFNNDGKEDIAVTHNNRTIDIFKNESNGAEHTSFSLFQQIDIVYSTDHIICKDINGDTKPELVISIPAQPTPGRYIRIIRNESVGGTIQLNPIPIIETISIPLARTKDGKTSQKIAVEDIDKDGKPDVIATIIPETFIVIFKNQSNIYTYSFLPPISIETDEEPLYSLEIKDMNNDLFPDIVFSTKNSNDVHIILNESSPGNIKFNTQNKITIPTSNVTNLIVGDIDNDNYNDIIFTENSVTSVSKNINILKNRRNLTFSTIKVPIPSNPWGLDLGDINGDKKLDIITSGYIGSNKSLSIIINNYTSNEIASTDFSVLELENIGQHTKNIKIGDVNRDGKPDIIATGLDSNSVITIPNYNCLKPKILHPKANGIDTITICKGSTVELNATPSIGHRYQWVITNTNNTRTLNPRDTSSTFIIPSNTAKTFLVKVIVSTNRCVDSSNNVIVNVKDATSVPAPTLTTSPENLRECDGEQLILVIKVQDPTQTNFTSTIKDYLWTTPATYDGLLPEENQQASTISQKVFVIQPFNINKAGTYYFSYINTDGCQSPVLEIKTSLISFPKISPNIGNSNACAGNTDTIRAPYYPGYKYEWYKDNEEEGQDIFVDSNGGNTLPVTENGVYYLKLSETSTASTRNCSYISPSRSIIFRNKPVLLPSNIHIQLKDEELLPDSTNTKICKDLPLIFSVSPESIDTSGIQTQKLTLSYKWYPEYEFLDTSIITPNLEYTYRDVQQKNIKVEVGYNEVKDCYSETQTTRIITEPVVNKIKFTQRIKDISDIENNAIIGIKCRETTEIIELDTALTIEEQLNGITKEYQNFIWIKDNDTTQIISYKKTLSVSDSGLYKILTTDVAQCQSITPIKIREYPKNTPQIILSKNIVNEYDTVVITIENINKTYPIQWKDSAQLKLFQIKTDPIHQIRYKASYQSYDFLNTDTLIKSITVNAFDALYGCQQEATKSIKIIPYKEPRPGHLTNNDPSPKYFHSSFSPNGDGFDDLWILDNVEFNQTCTLIIFDRRGKIVYQKQGYKNDWDGTLNGNGTPLDQGVYYYIFDCVQSDRTLNTENITGTVLIYR from the coding sequence ATGAAAAATAAAATAAAACCTTTTATGCAACTACAGATAAAGAATATTCTGTTTTTTTCTCTCACAACGATACTTGCTACTCCTCTTGTAGAAGCACAGGGTACACAAAAAGCCCCTATTATTAATAAAATCAGCGAATCTCATTCTGCCCCGGGAACAATAATTTCTTTGATAGGATTAAACTTTCCTGATTCTACTAAGCATGCAAAGGTGACTTTTCGTGATGCAGTAGCAGAGGTTATTTCTACTTCTGAAAACCTTATTCGTGTGAAAGTTCCTGGCAACGCCACACATGGAAATATCACAGTATATAATGGTAGAAATAATCTTATAGGAGAAAGTTCGGAAATATTTTTTCCCAGCTATAGTGGTAGTCCTTTCCAAATGGAAAAAATAAGTCCAAACAATAAAAAAAAATTCTTATTAAATATCCCACCAGAAAAAAAAATAGAAGATTTCTGCTTATGTGATTTTAATAATGATGGGAAAGAAGATATTGCTGTGACGCATAATAATAGAACTATAGATATATTCAAAAATGAATCTAACGGTGCTGAGCATACTTCTTTTTCTCTTTTTCAACAAATAGATATTGTCTATAGCACTGACCATATCATTTGTAAAGATATAAATGGAGATACAAAACCAGAATTGGTCATCAGTATACCTGCACAACCTACCCCAGGACGTTATATTAGAATTATTAGAAATGAATCAGTCGGAGGTACTATACAATTAAATCCTATACCCATTATTGAAACTATATCTATCCCATTAGCAAGAACCAAAGACGGAAAAACATCTCAAAAAATTGCTGTAGAAGATATAGATAAAGATGGAAAACCCGATGTTATCGCTACCATTATACCTGAAACATTTATAGTAATATTTAAAAACCAAAGTAATATTTATACATATTCTTTTCTTCCCCCTATAAGTATAGAAACAGATGAAGAACCTTTATATTCTTTAGAAATAAAAGACATGAATAATGATCTATTTCCGGATATCGTCTTCTCTACCAAAAATAGTAACGATGTACATATAATACTGAATGAAAGCTCCCCCGGAAATATAAAATTTAATACACAAAATAAAATTACTATACCTACCAGTAACGTAACGAATCTGATAGTAGGAGATATAGATAATGATAACTATAATGACATCATATTTACAGAGAACTCTGTTACTTCCGTCTCTAAGAATATCAATATATTGAAAAATAGAAGGAATCTCACTTTTTCTACTATTAAGGTACCTATTCCAAGTAATCCATGGGGATTAGATTTAGGAGATATAAACGGGGATAAAAAATTAGATATAATCACTTCGGGTTATATTGGTAGCAATAAATCACTCAGCATCATTATCAATAATTACACATCAAATGAAATTGCTTCAACTGATTTTTCTGTATTAGAATTAGAAAATATAGGGCAACATACAAAAAATATAAAAATAGGAGATGTCAATAGAGATGGGAAACCCGATATAATAGCTACAGGGCTGGATAGTAATAGTGTTATAACTATTCCAAACTATAATTGTCTGAAACCCAAGATATTACATCCAAAAGCAAATGGAATAGATACTATAACTATATGTAAAGGGTCTACAGTAGAATTAAATGCTACTCCAAGTATTGGACACAGATACCAATGGGTTATTACAAATACAAATAACACAAGAACCCTTAACCCTAGAGACACATCATCTACATTTATTATACCATCAAATACAGCAAAAACTTTTCTCGTAAAAGTAATTGTATCTACTAATAGATGCGTAGATTCTTCCAATAACGTTATCGTAAATGTAAAAGATGCGACATCTGTTCCTGCTCCTACATTAACTACTTCCCCAGAAAATTTACGTGAGTGCGATGGCGAACAATTGATACTCGTTATTAAGGTTCAAGATCCAACCCAAACAAATTTTACTTCAACGATAAAAGATTACTTATGGACAACTCCCGCAACATACGATGGTTTATTACCCGAAGAAAATCAACAAGCATCTACCATATCACAAAAAGTATTTGTTATACAGCCCTTTAACATAAATAAAGCAGGAACATATTACTTTAGTTATATAAATACAGATGGATGCCAAAGTCCTGTATTAGAAATAAAAACATCTCTCATATCTTTTCCCAAAATTAGTCCCAATATTGGAAATTCTAATGCTTGTGCAGGAAATACAGACACTATTAGAGCTCCTTATTACCCAGGATATAAGTATGAATGGTATAAGGATAACGAAGAAGAAGGGCAAGATATATTTGTGGATTCTAATGGAGGAAATACACTCCCCGTAACAGAAAATGGAGTATATTATCTAAAACTATCCGAAACATCTACTGCGTCTACTCGCAATTGTAGTTATATATCCCCTTCTCGAAGTATAATATTTCGGAATAAACCTGTTTTACTCCCATCAAATATTCACATACAACTAAAAGATGAGGAATTATTACCCGATTCTACAAATACAAAAATATGTAAAGACCTCCCCTTAATATTTTCTGTATCCCCTGAAAGCATAGATACCTCAGGTATACAAACTCAAAAACTTACCCTCAGTTACAAATGGTACCCAGAATATGAATTTTTGGATACAAGTATTATAACTCCAAATCTTGAATACACATACAGAGATGTACAACAAAAAAATATTAAAGTAGAAGTAGGATACAACGAAGTAAAAGATTGTTACTCTGAAACACAAACTACTCGGATAATAACCGAACCAGTTGTAAATAAAATAAAATTTACGCAAAGAATAAAAGATATATCAGATATAGAAAATAATGCAATAATAGGTATAAAATGTAGAGAAACTACCGAAATAATAGAATTAGATACTGCTCTAACAATAGAAGAACAACTAAATGGCATCACTAAAGAATACCAAAACTTTATTTGGATAAAAGACAATGATACCACACAAATTATTAGCTATAAAAAAACATTATCCGTATCCGACTCAGGATTATATAAAATCCTAACAACAGACGTAGCACAATGCCAATCTATTACTCCTATTAAAATCCGAGAATATCCAAAAAATACTCCTCAAATCATTCTTTCAAAAAATATAGTAAACGAATATGATACCGTCGTAATAACAATCGAAAATATAAATAAAACATATCCTATACAATGGAAAGATTCAGCACAATTAAAATTATTTCAAATAAAAACAGATCCAATACATCAAATAAGATACAAAGCTTCTTACCAATCTTATGATTTTTTAAATACCGATACACTCATAAAATCTATAACAGTAAACGCATTCGATGCACTCTACGGATGCCAACAAGAAGCTACTAAAAGTATAAAAATAATTCCTTATAAAGAACCAAGACCAGGACATCTTACCAACAATGACCCCTCTCCTAAATATTTTCACTCCTCTTTTTCTCCCAATGGAGACGGATTTGATGACCTATGGATTTTGGATAATGTAGAATTTAATCAAACATGCACCCTTATTATTTTTGATAGAAGAGGAAAAATTGTATATCAAAAACAAGGATATAAAAACGATTGGGATGGAACTCTGAATGGAAACGGAACACCATTAGACCAAGGAGTATACTACTATATTTTTGATTGTGTGCAGAGTGACAGAACATTAAATACAGAAAATATAACAGGCACTGTGCTTATATACCGCTAA
- a CDS encoding PorP/SprF family type IX secretion system membrane protein, with translation MPKKIPSTPFTQKRMKKYLIFLLFWLFLLSKGFAQQPPVFSQYFINPYLYNPAYAGVEGHLAAYLTYRQQWVGFNGAPYYAHFIAHSPVGHTPLSIGGEVATDIQGPLTDNYLKVAGSYLIILNSFRHYIRVGLSLGVGTSYIDEKALNTRDPRAANLVPLYNNFYMLGSFGINYHINNFNIGVSIPNIINHDNINTQTFEKVKFHSLDNILLKANYRQILVRDILVWEPHALYRFSKSNFAANQYEITNIFHIKHLVWVGASYRQNAGFVLLAGIKFAHRYAIGYAYDFPSSELKTGGSHEIHIGIHIGSRKRDSKGFIGQSKHDSDTLSENVAVTRVKPIKTTVATVPKPPIKKISTTTSTVPKPILTVKTTTPTVPEDTTPVVITKPIAITKPNLPKIVPQETERNGNILDMDPGHYVIVGSFSSFNAAQGFENTLSNQGFLPDIGHIPAKNLYYVYMFVSQNLSDATNEMKILQRKPNFRKAWVLSVGNSSENAVKQNEEPANANPENNLLTMEEGNYLVVGSSKTFNEAQKYADVLSNMGFLPEIGFDRQANVYHTFLFESNNKEEVMQEKQKYSKNKYFKKLIILSVQ, from the coding sequence ATGCCAAAAAAAATACCATCCACTCCATTTACTCAAAAGCGAATGAAAAAATATCTTATATTCCTCTTGTTTTGGTTGTTTTTATTATCAAAAGGTTTTGCACAGCAGCCACCTGTTTTTAGTCAATATTTTATAAATCCTTACCTTTATAATCCGGCTTATGCGGGAGTTGAAGGTCATCTCGCCGCTTATCTAACATATAGACAGCAGTGGGTGGGGTTTAATGGCGCTCCTTACTATGCTCATTTTATTGCTCACTCTCCCGTTGGGCATACCCCACTGAGCATCGGCGGAGAGGTGGCTACTGACATTCAAGGACCTCTTACTGATAATTATTTGAAAGTAGCAGGTTCTTATTTGATAATTCTCAATAGTTTTCGACATTATATCCGAGTTGGGCTTTCCTTAGGGGTGGGCACATCGTATATTGACGAAAAAGCATTAAACACAAGAGACCCTCGAGCGGCGAATCTTGTTCCTTTATATAATAATTTTTATATGCTGGGCTCCTTTGGCATCAATTATCACATCAATAATTTTAATATAGGAGTTTCTATTCCGAATATTATCAACCATGATAATATAAATACTCAAACTTTTGAGAAAGTAAAGTTCCATTCTTTAGATAATATATTACTCAAGGCAAACTACAGGCAAATATTAGTGAGGGATATATTGGTTTGGGAGCCACACGCCCTGTATAGATTTAGTAAGTCGAATTTTGCGGCAAACCAATACGAAATTACCAATATCTTTCATATAAAACATTTAGTCTGGGTGGGCGCTTCTTATAGACAAAACGCTGGATTTGTGTTATTAGCGGGAATAAAATTTGCCCATAGATATGCTATTGGATATGCTTATGATTTTCCTTCGTCTGAATTAAAAACCGGTGGGAGCCATGAGATACATATTGGGATACATATAGGAAGCAGAAAACGTGATAGCAAGGGATTTATAGGACAGAGTAAACATGATTCAGATACTCTTTCTGAAAACGTAGCTGTTACTCGTGTGAAACCAATAAAAACAACGGTTGCTACTGTCCCAAAACCACCTATCAAAAAGATTTCCACTACTACCTCAACCGTTCCCAAACCCATTCTTACTGTAAAAACCACTACTCCCACTGTTCCTGAAGATACCACTCCTGTTGTAATCACAAAACCAATTGCCATAACAAAACCTAATCTACCAAAAATAGTTCCTCAAGAAACAGAAAGAAATGGAAACATACTAGATATGGATCCTGGCCATTATGTAATAGTAGGATCTTTTTCCTCTTTTAATGCTGCTCAAGGATTTGAGAATACTTTATCAAACCAAGGTTTTTTACCGGATATCGGGCATATTCCTGCAAAGAACCTCTATTATGTGTATATGTTTGTTTCTCAAAATCTTTCAGATGCAACCAACGAAATGAAAATACTTCAAAGGAAGCCCAATTTTAGAAAAGCATGGGTTCTTTCTGTAGGTAATTCTTCCGAAAATGCTGTAAAACAAAACGAAGAACCTGCAAATGCTAATCCCGAGAATAATTTATTAACCATGGAAGAGGGAAATTACTTAGTCGTAGGATCTTCTAAAACATTTAATGAAGCACAGAAGTATGCCGACGTGTTATCTAACATGGGTTTTCTACCAGAGATAGGATTTGATAGGCAAGCCAACGTATATCATACTTTTCTTTTCGAATCAAATAATAAAGAAGAAGTAATGCAAGAAAAACAAAAATATAGTAAAAACAAATACTTTAAAAAACTTATTATTCTATCCGTTCAATGA
- a CDS encoding aminotransferase class V-fold PLP-dependent enzyme, with protein MNHQKHLFQLPEDIHYLNCAYMSPLLRSVEDAGIKGLIKKRNPVDIAPKDFFETAESVKKKAATLINAHTNNIAIIPSASYGLSNAINNVPITTKTEVIIIKDEFPSAYNTIKKWCQKYYKTLRVIEYTPHTMKKGNEWNTRILENINVQTALVVMSSVHWADGTKFSLEDIGAKCKSCDAFFIVDGTQSVGISPIDVRKANIDALICPAYKWLFGPYSIGFAFYSHAFNQGTPIEESWLNRTNAAYFSKLTQYTDEYKSGAARYSVGEYSNFILLPMLDEALKQIIEWGVENMEAYCNTLFQPLLTFLEKSNFSIEEPAFRSKHLIGISLPPNVDMQNLMKQLETHKVYTSIRGNSLRISGNVYNTEEDIFALVKVLKELESL; from the coding sequence ATGAACCATCAAAAACATCTCTTCCAATTACCTGAAGATATTCACTACTTAAACTGTGCATATATGTCTCCATTGCTACGTTCCGTAGAAGATGCAGGAATAAAAGGACTCATTAAGAAAAGAAACCCCGTAGATATAGCCCCAAAAGATTTTTTTGAAACAGCAGAATCTGTTAAAAAAAAAGCCGCAACACTCATAAATGCTCATACGAATAATATAGCAATTATCCCATCGGCTTCATATGGACTTTCGAATGCTATAAATAATGTTCCTATTACCACAAAAACAGAAGTTATCATCATAAAAGACGAATTCCCAAGTGCCTATAATACTATTAAAAAATGGTGTCAAAAATATTATAAGACCTTACGTGTAATAGAATATACTCCTCATACTATGAAAAAAGGAAACGAATGGAATACTCGAATTTTAGAAAATATTAATGTACAAACCGCTCTTGTGGTCATGTCTTCTGTCCACTGGGCAGACGGAACAAAGTTTTCTTTAGAAGATATTGGAGCAAAATGTAAATCATGCGATGCTTTTTTTATCGTAGATGGAACTCAATCTGTAGGAATTAGCCCCATTGATGTCCGAAAAGCAAATATAGACGCACTCATTTGCCCAGCTTATAAATGGTTATTCGGTCCTTATTCTATTGGTTTTGCATTCTATTCTCATGCTTTCAATCAAGGAACCCCCATTGAAGAATCATGGCTTAACAGAACCAATGCAGCGTATTTTTCAAAACTTACCCAGTATACAGATGAGTATAAGTCAGGTGCAGCACGCTATAGTGTAGGTGAATATAGTAACTTTATCCTTTTACCCATGCTTGACGAAGCATTAAAGCAAATAATAGAATGGGGTGTAGAAAATATGGAAGCTTATTGTAACACGCTTTTTCAACCTCTTCTCACCTTTTTAGAAAAAAGCAATTTTTCTATTGAAGAACCTGCATTTAGAAGCAAGCATCTTATAGGTATTTCCCTTCCCCCCAATGTAGATATGCAAAATCTTATGAAACAATTAGAAACACATAAAGTATACACCTCTATCAGAGGTAATTCTCTCCGAATATCAGGAAATGTCTATAACACCGAAGAAGATATTTTTGCATTAGTAAAAGTACTCAAAGAATTAGAATCGCTTTAA
- a CDS encoding ABC transporter permease — protein sequence MKVIGEYMLFLGQLFVRREKFKIYVTRTRDECILIGYNTIFLVSIVSFFIGAVTTIQIAYNLVSPFVPRYIISNVLRSMTLTELASTFTGVIFAGKIASNIAGELGTMRVTEQIDALEVMGINSISYLVLPKIIASVFTYPLLVIIAIFLTFLGGSVSGTLTNLITGYDFVYGLQYEFRNFEVFFPLIKSFFFGFFITSISAFIGFNTKGGALEVGRASTSAVTNSCIAILITDFVLAKLLLT from the coding sequence ATGAAGGTAATAGGTGAATATATGTTGTTTTTGGGGCAGTTGTTTGTAAGAAGAGAAAAGTTTAAGATATATGTGACCAGAACAAGAGATGAATGTATACTAATAGGGTATAATACTATTTTTTTAGTATCCATAGTTTCTTTTTTTATAGGAGCGGTTACCACTATACAAATTGCTTATAACTTGGTGAGTCCTTTTGTGCCACGTTATATCATATCAAATGTATTACGAAGTATGACATTAACAGAGTTGGCTTCTACTTTTACAGGAGTCATATTTGCGGGGAAAATAGCGTCTAATATAGCTGGCGAATTAGGTACTATGCGGGTGACAGAACAAATAGATGCTTTAGAAGTTATGGGTATAAATTCTATTTCTTATTTAGTGCTTCCAAAAATTATAGCAAGTGTATTTACCTATCCACTATTAGTTATTATAGCAATATTTTTAACCTTTTTGGGAGGGAGTGTTTCAGGGACTCTGACCAATCTTATTACAGGATATGATTTTGTGTATGGATTACAATACGAATTTAGAAATTTTGAAGTATTTTTTCCTCTCATCAAATCATTTTTTTTTGGTTTTTTCATAACTTCTATCTCTGCTTTTATAGGATTTAATACCAAAGGCGGAGCATTAGAAGTAGGTAGGGCAAGCACCAGTGCCGTTACAAATAGTTGCATCGCTATTCTCATAACCGATTTCGTATTAGCAAAACTACTTCTTACATAA
- a CDS encoding fumarylacetoacetate hydrolase family protein: MKIIAIGRNYAEHIQELQNEVPEEPIIFMKPETSVIKDNKPFYLPDFSQNIHHEIEIILRICKEGKNIEEKFAHKYFDSIGLGVDFTARDLQNKLKDKGLPWELSKAFDGSAPLSLFFSKESFSDIKNLNFSLSINEQVVQKGNTSMMLHSFEKIISFASRFITLKVGDIIFTGTPKGVGKVKAGDVCKGYIQEQLVLHFEIQ, encoded by the coding sequence ATGAAAATAATTGCAATAGGAAGAAATTATGCGGAGCATATACAGGAGCTGCAAAATGAAGTGCCCGAAGAACCAATAATCTTTATGAAACCCGAAACATCGGTTATAAAAGATAATAAACCCTTTTATTTACCTGATTTCTCTCAAAACATACACCACGAAATAGAAATTATACTCAGAATCTGCAAAGAAGGAAAAAACATAGAAGAGAAATTTGCACATAAATACTTTGATTCTATAGGATTAGGAGTTGATTTTACAGCAAGGGACTTACAAAATAAACTAAAAGACAAAGGGCTTCCTTGGGAGCTTTCCAAAGCATTTGATGGGTCTGCACCCCTCTCTCTTTTTTTTTCAAAAGAATCTTTTTCTGATATAAAAAATCTTAATTTTTCTCTTTCTATAAATGAACAGGTGGTTCAAAAAGGGAATACATCTATGATGTTACATTCTTTTGAAAAAATTATATCTTTTGCCTCTCGATTTATAACTCTTAAGGTGGGAGATATCATATTTACAGGAACTCCAAAGGGAGTAGGAAAAGTAAAAGCAGGAGACGTATGTAAAGGATACATACAAGAACAATTAGTTTTACATTTTGAAATACAATAA